Proteins encoded by one window of Streptomyces sp. NBC_01477:
- a CDS encoding class I SAM-dependent methyltransferase, with product MASIGSERERVRVFFAERAVGWETRYPDDTPAYTAAVAALEPPPGGRALDAGCGTARALPLLRAAVGPAGDVVGLDLTPEMLREAAVLGRRADGALIEADSAQLPLRAGAFDAVLAAGLVHHLPDPAAGLRELARVTRPGGRLALFHPLGRAALAARRGHALRADDIRAERQLRPLLSATGWELSLLDDSEERYLAVAVRQRN from the coding sequence AGCGAACGGGAGCGGGTGCGGGTCTTCTTCGCGGAGCGTGCCGTGGGCTGGGAGACGCGGTATCCCGACGACACGCCCGCCTACACGGCCGCGGTCGCCGCGCTGGAACCGCCGCCGGGCGGCCGGGCACTGGACGCCGGGTGCGGCACCGCGCGGGCGCTGCCACTGCTGCGGGCGGCCGTCGGCCCGGCGGGAGATGTGGTGGGCCTGGACCTGACGCCGGAGATGCTGCGCGAGGCCGCCGTTCTCGGGCGGCGCGCCGACGGGGCGCTGATCGAGGCGGACAGCGCGCAACTGCCTTTGCGTGCCGGGGCTTTCGACGCCGTTCTCGCGGCGGGGCTGGTGCACCATCTGCCGGATCCCGCGGCGGGGCTGCGGGAATTGGCCAGGGTGACCCGGCCGGGCGGCCGGCTGGCGCTCTTCCACCCGCTGGGGCGGGCCGCGCTGGCCGCTCGCCGCGGCCACGCCCTGCGCGCCGACGACATCAGGGCCGAGCGGCAGCTCCGCCCGCTGCTGTCCGCGACGGGGTGGGAGCTGTCGCTGCTGGACGACTCCGAGGAGCGCTATCTCGCGGTCGCGGTCAGGCAGCGGAACTGA
- a CDS encoding PadR family transcriptional regulator produces MLELSILGFLHETPLHGYELRKRVAALTGHVKPIAESTLYPAIKRLEKAGWLRRDTQPGAVAAPRHVLSLTPAGRAELMRRLAEPDALDISNENRWFGVLAFLRHLGDPAAQAVVLRRRLAFLEEPSSFFYADDRPVSAEEIDDPFRQGVLTIARATTRAELGWLRTTLAGLDAAV; encoded by the coding sequence ATGCTGGAACTCTCGATCCTCGGCTTCCTCCACGAGACCCCGCTGCACGGCTATGAGCTGCGTAAACGCGTGGCCGCACTGACCGGGCACGTGAAGCCGATCGCGGAGAGCACGCTCTACCCGGCGATCAAGCGGCTGGAGAAGGCGGGCTGGCTGCGGCGCGACACGCAGCCCGGCGCAGTGGCCGCGCCGCGGCATGTACTCAGCCTGACGCCGGCCGGGCGGGCGGAGCTGATGCGGCGGCTCGCCGAGCCGGACGCGCTGGACATCAGCAACGAGAACCGCTGGTTCGGGGTGCTCGCCTTCCTGCGGCACCTCGGCGACCCCGCCGCGCAGGCCGTGGTGCTGCGCCGCCGGCTGGCCTTCCTGGAGGAGCCGTCGAGCTTCTTCTACGCCGACGACCGCCCGGTGAGCGCGGAAGAGATCGACGACCCCTTCCGGCAGGGCGTACTGACCATCGCCCGGGCGACCACCCGGGCCGAACTGGGCTGGCTGCGGACGACCCTGGCGGGGCTCGACGCCGCAGTATGA